In the genome of Neodiprion pinetum isolate iyNeoPine1 chromosome 2, iyNeoPine1.2, whole genome shotgun sequence, one region contains:
- the LOC124211332 gene encoding uncharacterized protein: MRRNENLSQELQEDTGNKLPRKESILDIRPAYNCIHKHLKQTDVFQEKAKRTLWKERLEIEIMNSRISCINKLLRPEAPQSQWRKSRSPKVFYRDGNAIKA; encoded by the exons ATGCGTAGGAATGAAAATCTTTCCCAAGAGTTACAAGAGGACACTGGTAAT AAACTGCCTCGAAAAGAGAGTATATTGGATATCAGGCCAGCTTATAACTGCATTCACAAACAC ttGAAGCAAACTGACGTGTTTCAAGAAAAGGCCAAGAGAACG TTGTGGAAAGAGCGTCTCgagattgaaataatgaacAGCAGAATATCCTGCATCAACAAACTTCTGAGACCAGAG GCGCCGCAGTCTCAATGGCGAAAATCAAGATCGCCAAAAGTTTTTTACCGCGATGGAAACGCAATAAAAGCATAA
- the LOC124211781 gene encoding leucine-rich repeat, immunoglobulin-like domain and transmembrane domain-containing protein 2, whose translation MNFLQIIYYATAMFVVGSLGEKCSDDCSCKWKNGKQTVECTDRSLTTIPGWIDSETQVLDMSGNKIKVLPKYIFKRLGLTNLQRLYLRGCHIDRIDSEALAGLTNLVELDLSNNLLTSIPNTSFADTQFLRDLILSHNPIQKVPANALKYTPNLVKLDISNCKINEVDSKAFEGLGLLESLKLNNNKLVNLHPSMFESLEKLTSIALHENPWKCDCHLRDIKIWLLKRNIPTLVAPACRGGPDQLLDKMFSELSVDDFACRPVLLVVTRYAEATIGENASIVCRVSAVPPAQIKWYWNGRMLANHSAFSSFQKILIFEEGQSRKKSTLVLTNAQESDSSEFYCVAENRAGSVEANFTLHVSLRTAGMSTLGSGQIAGISAALVVLILFILLIILVLFIRLRRMPLKEIKSSGGAQDGVAAGNGVVEGGGSSSRRKTDNDEATSFATFAEAKPPASLNLNYVQKPYAFSEDDYTFARYTESHAASGPGPCYSSTTSLMLVENPDLIRDTRRGSADETKPFTPGGYSIEVKNNKLLYSNCIWESKEEIPVGGYVVKDMQSAMTASVDAAQVASSVPPGAKQIRVWQKGVPVLPPVSALKRVLGSTRSSPDEGYQEGTGTDV comes from the coding sequence ATGAACTTTCTACAGATAATTTACTACGCCACAGCAATGTTCGTCGTTGGATCACTGGGGGAAAAGTGTTCGGACGATTGTTCTTGCAAATGGAAGAACGGGAAGCAGACGGTAGAATGCACGGATCGCTCCCTAACTACCATTCCCGGGTGGATCGATTCGGAGACTCAAGTGTTGGACATGagtggaaataaaattaaggtCCTACCAAAGtacattttcaaacgattaGGACTTACGAATCTGCAGCGGCTATACTTGCGCGGCTGTCACATTGACCGAATCGACAGCGAAGCTTTGGCCGGCTTGACTAATCTTGTCGAGTTGGACTTGAGCAACAACTTGCTCACGTCAATACCAAACACGAGTTTCGCCGACACGCAATTTCTGCGGGATTTAATACTGTCCCACAATCCGATACAAAAAGTACCGGCGAACGCTTTGAAGTACACCCCAAACCTCGTCAAGCTCGACATATCAAACTGCAAGATAAACGAGGTTGATTCGAAGGCCTTCGAGGGCCTGGGACTGCTGGAAAGCCTGAAACTGAACAACAACAAATTGGTCAACCTTCACCCGAGCATGTTCGAGTCGCTCGAGAAGCTGACCAGTATCGCTCTGCACGAGAACCCGTGGAAGTGCGACTGCCACTTGAGGGACATAAAAATCTGGCTCCTAAAACGGAACATCCCAACGCTCGTCGCCCCGGCATGTCGCGGGGGTCCCGATCAACTTCTTGACAAAATGTTCTCAGAACTATCAGTCGACGATTTCGCCTGCCGTCCAGTTCTCCTAGTCGTGACTCGTTATGCCGAGGCGACGATCGGGGAAAACGCGAGCATAGTTTGCCGGGTGAGCGCCGTACCACCGGCTCAAATAAAGTGGTACTGGAACGGCAGGATGCTCGCGAACCATTCGGCGTTCAGCAGTTTCCAGAAAATCCTGATATTCGAGGAGGGCCAATCGCGGAAGAAGAGCACCCTCGTCCTGACAAACGCCCAAGAGTCGGACTCGAGCGAGTTTTACTGCGTCGCCGAGAACCGGGCCGGCAGCGTGGAGGCCAATTTTACCCTTCACGTGTCGCTGAGAACGGCGGGAATGTCGACCCTGGGCTCGGGTCAAATAGCCGGAATCTCCGCGGCCCTCGTTGTGTTAATTCTTTTCATCCTGTTAATCATCCTCGTGTTGTTTATCCGTCTGAGGAGAATGCCTCTGAAGGAAATCAAGTCCTCCGGGGGCGCGCAGGACGGCGTTGCAGCAGGCAACGGCGTCGTCGAAGGCGGCGGCTCGTCGTCACGGAGAAAAACCGACAATGACGAGGCGACCTCGTTCGCCACGTTCGCCGAGGCGAAGCCGCCGGCATCCCTGAACCTGAACTACGTCCAGAAGCCGTACGCCTTCTCCGAGGACGATTACACCTTCGCCCGCTACACCGAGAGCCATGCGGCTTCCGGTCCCGGGCCGTGCTACTCGTCGACGACGTCGCTGATGCTCGTCGAGAACCCCGACCTTATTCGGGACACGCGGCGCGGTTCGGCCGACGAGACTAAACCCTTCACGCCCGGCGGCTACAGCATAGAAGTAAAGAACAACAAGCTCCTATACTCGAACTGCATATGGGAGTCGAAAGAGGAGATTCCCGTCGGCGGGTACGTCGTCAAGGACATGCAATCGGCGATGACGGCTTCCGTGGACGCGGCGCAAGTCGCCTCGTCCGTTCCTCCGGGCGCTAAGCAGATCCGCGTTTGGCAGAAGGGCGTCCCGGTTTTGCCACCCGTTTCCGCCCTGAAGCGGGTCCTCGGTTCAACACGGAGCTCGCCCGACGAAGGATACCAGGAAGGCACAGGCACCGACGTCTAG